In the Deferribacter desulfuricans SSM1 genome, CTTCCATAGAGCAAAATCAAGAGGATTCTCTTTTCTTTCATCAACTTCTACTCTAGCACCTGCCAATAATTCATCTAAGTTCCTCTTGGAAAGTTTACCGTAATCTTTAAACTTTTCGACTCTGTAATAAACATCTCCGTCAACAACGTATGCATAACCTTTTTCAATCAATTTTTCGCATAGTTTAATCATTTCATCTATAAATTCTGTAGCTTTTGGGGTGAAATCAGGTGGCATAATGTTTAATTTTTCCATGTCATAATCGTGTTCTTTAATAAATTTTTCTGTTAGCTCTTTCCAGTGTATATTTTCTTCATTACTTCTTTTAATTATTTTGTCGTCAATATCAGTAAAATTTTTGACAAATGTTACATCGTACTCTTTATAAATAAGATATCTTCTGATTATATCAAAAACTACAGAGCTTCTTGCATGTCCTATATGGCAGTAGTCATAAACTGTTACACCACAGACATACATTCTAACTTTATTATCTTGAAGTGGAATAAATTCTTCTTTTTTACCTGTTAATGTGTTAAATATTATTAGCATTCTTAACCCCTTTGAACATTAGAATTTATCCTTTTAGTATATAAAACTTTTTTGTTTAATCAATCATTTTATGTTATGACATTTTATGAAATGCCCATCTGAAATTTTAATTTCTTCAAGTTCTTTATCACAAACCGAGCTATAATTTGGACATTTTTCAGCTAAAGGGCAATATGTATTATCTATTTTTCTGTGTGTGCTAAAATTTGTTAAATCTTTTGAAAGTAAAAGTTGTTTTGTATAAGGGTGCAGAGGCGATTTTATTATTTTATCAGTTTTGCCATGCTCTACAATTACCCCTTTATAAATAACATAAACATAATGACAAAGAAAGTAAACCACTGCTAAGTCATGAGAAATTAATAAAATACTTTTATTTTTTTCTATATTTAATTTTTTGAAAAGATTTAAAATTTCTGCTTGCACTGAAACATCAAGTGCACTGACAGGCTCATCACCTAATATTAACTCTGGATCAGTGGATAAAGCTCTTGCAATAGATATCCGTTGCCTTTGTCCTCCAGAAAATTGATGTGGATAGCGATATAAATGATCCTCTTCCAATCCAACAGATTTAATTAGCTGCTTGCAAATATTTTCGATTTCAACCTTTGATTTTGTTAGATAATTTTTTACGCCATCTTTCAGAGTACTTATAATTTTTAATTTTGGGTTTAAACTTGAGTAAGGGTCTTGAAAAACCATCTGAACATTTTTTCTAAACTCTTGATAAATTTCATTTATATTTTTATCTTTATAAAGAATTTTACCACTGTCAGGCTTATAAATGTCTGCTATTATTTTAGCGAGTGTTGATTTTCCGCTTCCTGATTCACCCACCAGCCCTACTACTTCTTTTGGATAAATTTTAAAATTTACATTTTTTAGAGCTTTAATGGAGAGCCTCTTTTTTGCAAAAAGGCTCTCGGTTACATTAAAACTTTTTTCAATGTTTTTGCATGTAATTAAAGGTGTTTTGCTCATTTTAGTTTTGGAATTTATAAACTATTTTTCCATTTTTAATAGTATAAATTGTAGCACCCTTTAATTTTTTGCCAAAAAAAGGTGAATTTGTTGATTTTGATTTATTTATTTTTTCATCAAAAATATACTCTTTGTTTATATCAATTAGAGTAATATCAGCTTTTTTCCTTTTTGCAATATACCCTCTATCATTTAATTTTAAAATCTGTGCAGGTTTATAAGATGTGAGCTCTACAAATTTTTTCATATCAATTTTGCCATCTTCTACCAATTTTAATGTTAAAGGGATTAATGTTTGCAAACCGGTAATACCAAAAGCAGCATTGTCAAACTCTACAAATTTTTCATCTTTATGATGTGGAGCATGATCTGTTGCAATAACGTCAATAGTCCCATCTTTCAATGCTTCGATAATTGCTTCCTTATCCTCTTCTGTTCTAAGTGGTGGGTTCATCTTATAATTTGTGTCATAGTCAGTTAGATAATCTTCAGTTAAGCTAAAGTGATGAGGTGCAGCTTCTGCAGTGACATTTATACCAAGACTTTTAGCCCATTTAATAAGTTCTACCCCCCCTTTTGTACTAACGTGTGCTAAGTGCATGTGAGCTTTGGTAAGTTTTGCTAGTAAAATGTCTCTTGCTATCATGATTTCTTCTGCTTCATCTGGTATCCCTTTTAGTCCAGTTAATGTAGAAATTTTGCCTTCGTTTATTACACCTTTACCTGCGAGGTTTTTATCCTCTGGATGACTGATAATAAAAGAGCCAAACTGAGAGGCATATTCTAACGCTCTTCTCATCACCTCAGAATTCATAACTGGAAGTCCATCATCAGAAAAAGCTATTGCCCCTGCTTCTAAAATGTCACCCATTTCAGTTAATTCTTCACCTTTCATCCCTTTTGTGATTGCTGCAACAGGGAATAAATCAATTAACCCTACCTCTTTTGCTTTATCAACCATGTATCTTGTGATTGAACTGTTATCGTTTACAGGTTTTGTATTTGCCATTGGAAGGCAGGTGGTTACCCCTCCAGCTACTGCTGCTTTGCTTCCTGACTCGATGTCCTCTTTGTATTCAAGGCCTGGATCTCTAAAATGTACATGCATATCTATCAAACCAGGAACTGCTATTAGATTGGAGCAATCAATAACTTCTGCGTCTTCTATGGATTCGTTTGTTACATCTTTAATAATTCCATTTTCTATTATTATATTTATTTCTTTTAATATATTGTCATAGTTTACTACTTTGCAATTTTTTAAAATCATTTTCATATTATTCCCCCTTTTTGTTTAATGATAAGAGATATAAAACAGCCATTCTCACAGCAACACCGTTTTCAACCTGATCTAAAATTACCGATTGTTTAGAATCTGCAAGTATTGATGGCAATTCAACACCTCTATTGATTGGACCTGGGTGCATAATAATTGCATCTTTTTTGGCAAGAGATAATAATATTTTATTTAAACCAAAAAATTTAGAATATTCTCTTAGTGATGGTAATAAAAGATTTGACTGTCTTTCTCTTTGGATTCTAAGCATCATAATCACATCTACATCATCTACAGCTTCTTCAATGGAACTACAAACTTTACAATTAAATTCGTTGAAATGCTCTGTGAGCATCGTTTTTGGTCCAAACAGTCTAACAGTTATACCTAATTTTGGCATCCCCCATAGGTTTGACCTTGCAACCCTACTGTGCTCTATGTCTCCAATTATTGCTACATTTAAACCTTCAAAAGTTTTTTTATGCTCTTTTATTGTTAGTAAATCAAGTAATGCCTGAGTTGGATGTTCATTTGTCCCGTCACCAGCGTTTACAACATTTGCTTTCGTATTTTCTGCTATAAATTTTACAGAACCAGAAAAAGCATGTCTTACTACAAAGATATCTGCATTCATAGATTCTATATTTCTAACTGTGTCAATAAGTGTTTCCCCTTTTGTGGTGCTGCTTGATGATGATGAAAAATTGATTGTGTCAGCTGATAATCGTTTTCCTGCAATTTCAAATGATGTTCTTGTTCTTGTTGAAGGCTCAAAAAATAGATTTACGATGGTTTTCCCTTTCAGTGTTGGAACTTTCTTCACATCGCGCTGATTGATTTCTTTAAATTTTTCAGCAGTTTCCAAAATGAAAAGAATTTCTTCTTTTGATAAGTCCTTTAGACCTATTAGGTCAGTTTTTGTAAAGCTCATGTCACCCTCACTTTATCATTTTACTTATACTAACACTATCTATTTCATCTATCTCTTTTAATTTTACATTGATTCTTTCATCGATGCTGGTGGGAACATATTTACCTTTAAAGTCTGGTTGGATAGGCAATTCTCTATGTCCTCTGTCAATAAGAACAGCTAAGATAATCTTTTTTGGTCTTCCATAATCTATGATAGCATCCAGTGCGGCTCTAACAGTTCTTCCTGTAAAGATCACATCATCTACTAAAATTATGTTTTTATTTTTTACATCAAAATTGATTTCAGTTCCTCTCAAAATTGGGAATTCTGATATTTCAGTTAAGTCATCTCTGTACAGAGTGATGTCTAAATATCCAATCTCTATATCAATATTTTTAAACTGTTTGATTTTTTCTTTTATTCTATCAGCAAGAATTGCACCTCTTCTTTTTATCCCTATGATTTTTGTGTTGTCAAAATCAGTACATTTTTCTAAGATCTGAAATGTTAGTCTTGTTAGCATGTTATCTAACTCATGGGCGTTTAAAATCTCTTTTTCGTAATTTTGCATCTTCACCTCCAGACAAAAAAAAAGCCTTCCGGTTCCCCAGAAGGCTAAAAGTCTTTACAAAATATTATTTTTAAAAAGTTTATTTTTTTCATAATACCACCTTCAATATTTTGGCAGTTTATTTTGTGGCTGTCAAGATTTTAATATACTTTTTTTAAAAATTATTTGACAAATGTGAAAAATTATATATTTTACAGTTCGAACGCTTGGATCCCTGGCGGGACCGAGACGGCTATGAGTATGAAAGATATATTTACGCAATAAATAGCCTTCCGGTTTCCGCCGGAAGGCTTTTTTTGTTTGAGGTGAAAAATGAGTA is a window encoding:
- a CDS encoding dihydroorotase, translated to MKMILKNCKVVNYDNILKEINIIIENGIIKDVTNESIEDAEVIDCSNLIAVPGLIDMHVHFRDPGLEYKEDIESGSKAAVAGGVTTCLPMANTKPVNDNSSITRYMVDKAKEVGLIDLFPVAAITKGMKGEELTEMGDILEAGAIAFSDDGLPVMNSEVMRRALEYASQFGSFIISHPEDKNLAGKGVINEGKISTLTGLKGIPDEAEEIMIARDILLAKLTKAHMHLAHVSTKGGVELIKWAKSLGINVTAEAAPHHFSLTEDYLTDYDTNYKMNPPLRTEEDKEAIIEALKDGTIDVIATDHAPHHKDEKFVEFDNAAFGITGLQTLIPLTLKLVEDGKIDMKKFVELTSYKPAQILKLNDRGYIAKRKKADITLIDINKEYIFDEKINKSKSTNSPFFGKKLKGATIYTIKNGKIVYKFQN
- the pyrR gene encoding bifunctional pyr operon transcriptional regulator/uracil phosphoribosyltransferase PyrR; the encoded protein is MQNYEKEILNAHELDNMLTRLTFQILEKCTDFDNTKIIGIKRRGAILADRIKEKIKQFKNIDIEIGYLDITLYRDDLTEISEFPILRGTEINFDVKNKNIILVDDVIFTGRTVRAALDAIIDYGRPKKIILAVLIDRGHRELPIQPDFKGKYVPTSIDERINVKLKEIDEIDSVSISKMIK
- a CDS encoding aspartate carbamoyltransferase catalytic subunit, with the protein product MSFTKTDLIGLKDLSKEEILFILETAEKFKEINQRDVKKVPTLKGKTIVNLFFEPSTRTRTSFEIAGKRLSADTINFSSSSSSTTKGETLIDTVRNIESMNADIFVVRHAFSGSVKFIAENTKANVVNAGDGTNEHPTQALLDLLTIKEHKKTFEGLNVAIIGDIEHSRVARSNLWGMPKLGITVRLFGPKTMLTEHFNEFNCKVCSSIEEAVDDVDVIMMLRIQRERQSNLLLPSLREYSKFFGLNKILLSLAKKDAIIMHPGPINRGVELPSILADSKQSVILDQVENGVAVRMAVLYLLSLNKKGE
- a CDS encoding ABC transporter ATP-binding protein — translated: MSKTPLITCKNIEKSFNVTESLFAKKRLSIKALKNVNFKIYPKEVVGLVGESGSGKSTLAKIIADIYKPDSGKILYKDKNINEIYQEFRKNVQMVFQDPYSSLNPKLKIISTLKDGVKNYLTKSKVEIENICKQLIKSVGLEEDHLYRYPHQFSGGQRQRISIARALSTDPELILGDEPVSALDVSVQAEILNLFKKLNIEKNKSILLISHDLAVVYFLCHYVYVIYKGVIVEHGKTDKIIKSPLHPYTKQLLLSKDLTNFSTHRKIDNTYCPLAEKCPNYSSVCDKELEEIKISDGHFIKCHNIK